One segment of Porticoccus hydrocarbonoclasticus MCTG13d DNA contains the following:
- a CDS encoding GNAT family N-acetyltransferase, protein MDIRVLDSIDQCDARDWDTLFDSDYPFLQHRFLSLLENSGSACTQTGWHPQHLLLSQDEVTVAALPLYRKTHSRGEYVFDWAWAEAYHGRRLDYYPKLLSAVPFTPACGPRLGLLPGISLSDISPILLTAIQQLAGQQGATGWHLLFPHATLSDALQTAGGMLRSGVQYLWNNRDYRDFTDFTDTFSSRKRKNINRERHTLRRAGLLVERLTGEQISADWWEFFFVLYHRTYLKHSGNSGYLTQAFFHQLGQIMPDQVMMVVAMEGDEKVAAALFFHDQNNLYGRYWGCTREYDFLHFELCYYQGIEFAIERGLGTFDAGAQGEHKIKRGFEPTENCSVHWIRHPDFAYAIGRFLKEERQYVLNYIQEARRQLPYKSVDL, encoded by the coding sequence TTGGACATACGTGTTCTCGACAGCATTGACCAGTGTGACGCCCGGGACTGGGATACGCTGTTCGACAGTGACTACCCTTTTTTACAGCACCGCTTCCTCTCTCTGCTGGAAAACTCTGGCAGCGCCTGTACCCAGACGGGCTGGCACCCACAACACCTGTTGCTGAGCCAGGACGAGGTCACCGTTGCCGCACTTCCGCTCTACCGTAAAACACACTCGCGGGGCGAATACGTATTCGATTGGGCCTGGGCGGAGGCCTACCACGGGCGCCGCCTCGACTATTACCCGAAGCTGCTCAGCGCGGTGCCATTCACGCCGGCGTGCGGGCCGCGCCTCGGACTGTTGCCCGGTATCAGTCTGAGCGATATCAGCCCAATACTGCTGACGGCGATCCAGCAACTGGCAGGGCAGCAGGGCGCCACCGGCTGGCACTTGCTGTTTCCTCACGCGACACTGTCGGACGCTCTGCAAACGGCAGGGGGGATGCTGCGCAGTGGCGTTCAATATCTCTGGAATAACCGAGATTATCGTGATTTTACCGATTTTACCGACACGTTTTCCTCAAGAAAGCGCAAGAATATCAACCGGGAGCGACACACCCTCAGGCGTGCCGGCCTACTTGTCGAACGACTCACCGGTGAACAGATCAGTGCCGACTGGTGGGAATTCTTCTTCGTGCTCTATCATCGCACCTACCTCAAGCACAGCGGCAACAGCGGCTATCTGACCCAGGCCTTCTTCCACCAACTGGGCCAAATCATGCCCGATCAGGTGATGATGGTCGTCGCCATGGAGGGGGACGAAAAAGTCGCCGCCGCCCTGTTCTTCCACGATCAGAATAACCTCTATGGTCGTTACTGGGGATGCACTCGCGAGTACGATTTCCTGCATTTTGAACTTTGCTACTATCAGGGTATCGAATTTGCCATTGAACGCGGATTAGGCACGTTCGATGCCGGAGCCCAGGGTGAGCACAAAATCAAACGGGGTTTCGAACCCACTGAAAATTGTTCTGTCCACTGGATCAGGCACCCCGACTTTGCCTATGCTATCGGTCGGTTTCTGAAGGAAGAGCGTCAATACGTACTTAACTATATTCAGGAAGCCCGGCGACAGTTACCATACAAATCTGTCGACCTATAA
- a CDS encoding BPSL1445 family SYLF domain-containing lipoprotein, producing MKTPVWLLVFSLLLLPAASQASSKLEIDLFVQETLADFYKQSSAGRELASRAKGMLVFPKIYKAGFWVGGEYGEGALRIGGNTVGYYNIASASLGLQLGVQKKSQVILFMTDDALQKFRNSQGWEAGVDGSVAIANFGAAEEIDTKTFQQPIIGFVFSNKGLMYNLTIEGAKITPIQPR from the coding sequence GTGAAAACCCCTGTCTGGTTACTGGTCTTCAGTCTGCTGTTACTGCCCGCTGCCAGTCAGGCATCCAGCAAGCTGGAAATCGACCTGTTTGTGCAGGAAACCCTGGCCGATTTTTACAAGCAATCCTCTGCAGGACGAGAACTGGCCTCCCGCGCCAAGGGCATGCTGGTTTTCCCGAAAATCTACAAGGCCGGTTTCTGGGTCGGCGGGGAATATGGTGAAGGCGCTTTGCGAATTGGCGGCAATACAGTGGGATATTACAACATTGCCTCGGCATCACTGGGGCTGCAACTGGGCGTTCAGAAAAAATCCCAGGTCATCCTTTTCATGACCGATGACGCCTTGCAAAAATTCCGCAACAGCCAAGGTTGGGAAGCCGGTGTTGACGGCAGCGTCGCCATTGCCAACTTCGGAGCTGCGGAAGAAATTGATACCAAAACGTTCCAGCAACCGATTATCGGCTTCGTCTTCTCCAACAAGGGATTGATGTACAACCTGACCATCGAAGGGGCGAAAATAACACCCATTCAGCCCCGTTGA
- a CDS encoding DUF938 domain-containing protein: MVKPFSQACENNRQPIFQVLQAVLASSRHVLELGSGTGQHAVYFAPQLPHLIWQTSDLAVNHEAINSWIDEHPAENLRRPLVLDVDQQPWPVTGADAVFTANTCHIMSWQSVIGLFAGLEKLLQPGAHVVIYGPFNYGGEFTSDSNARFDQMLKQNAPYRGIRDFEAINGLADEAGLTLLDDHAMPANNRLLVWQRR, translated from the coding sequence ATGGTGAAACCTTTTTCTCAGGCCTGCGAAAATAACCGGCAGCCGATTTTTCAGGTGCTACAGGCGGTGTTGGCATCTTCTCGTCACGTACTTGAGCTGGGTAGTGGCACCGGTCAGCACGCTGTGTACTTTGCCCCCCAATTGCCTCACTTGATCTGGCAAACCTCTGACCTGGCAGTGAACCACGAGGCTATCAACAGCTGGATTGATGAGCATCCAGCCGAAAACCTGCGCCGTCCGCTGGTGTTGGACGTAGATCAGCAACCCTGGCCGGTGACTGGTGCCGATGCGGTCTTTACCGCCAACACCTGCCACATCATGTCCTGGCAATCGGTGATTGGGCTGTTTGCCGGGCTGGAAAAGCTGCTGCAGCCGGGTGCACATGTGGTGATTTACGGGCCCTTTAACTATGGCGGTGAATTTACCAGTGACAGCAATGCCCGCTTTGATCAGATGCTAAAGCAGAATGCCCCGTACCGGGGAATCCGTGATTTCGAAGCGATTAATGGTTTGGCCGATGAGGCCGGGCTGACATTGCTGGACGACCATGCCATGCCGGCAAATAACCGTCTGCTGGTCTGGCAGCGGAGGTAG
- the yaaA gene encoding peroxide stress protein YaaA: MLTVISPAKTLDYETPSTTADFTMPAYLEDSKALIDELQQLSPPKVSELMGISAKLGDLNFGRYLNWQPKFTTSNAKQALLAFKGDVYTGLAAEGLSEADLQWAQQHLRILSGLYGLLRPLDLMQPYRLEMGTRLANPRGADLYQFWGRKITDGLNAELAAMSRPVLLNLASNEYFRAVQPGLLNADIITPVFKDWKNGKYKIISFYAKKARGLMSRYLIEQRIDDPEGVKAFDLGGYAFQSAMSSAREWVFTRDVAEQEG; encoded by the coding sequence ATGCTGACTGTTATTTCCCCCGCCAAGACCCTGGATTATGAAACGCCCTCGACCACAGCGGACTTTACGATGCCCGCTTATCTGGAGGATTCAAAGGCGCTGATCGACGAGTTGCAGCAGCTTTCGCCACCAAAGGTGTCGGAGTTGATGGGTATCAGTGCCAAGCTGGGTGATCTGAACTTTGGCCGCTATCTCAACTGGCAGCCGAAATTCACGACCAGCAATGCAAAACAGGCGCTGCTGGCCTTTAAGGGGGATGTGTACACCGGACTGGCGGCCGAGGGTCTTTCGGAGGCCGACCTGCAGTGGGCGCAGCAGCATCTGCGGATTCTGTCGGGGCTCTATGGTCTGTTGCGGCCACTGGATCTGATGCAACCCTACCGACTGGAAATGGGAACCCGTCTGGCCAATCCGCGCGGTGCTGATCTCTATCAGTTCTGGGGCAGAAAAATTACCGATGGCCTGAATGCTGAACTGGCGGCGATGTCGCGACCAGTGTTGCTGAATCTGGCCTCCAACGAGTATTTCAGAGCTGTGCAGCCGGGTTTGCTGAATGCCGACATCATTACCCCGGTATTCAAGGACTGGAAAAACGGCAAATACAAAATCATCAGTTTTTACGCCAAAAAGGCTCGTGGATTGATGAGCCGTTACCTGATTGAACAGCGTATTGATGACCCCGAGGGCGTCAAGGCGTTCGATCTCGGTGGCTATGCGTTTCAGTCCGCCATGTCGTCAGCTCGGGAATGGGTATTCACTCGGGACGTGGCGGAGCAGGAAGGATGA
- a CDS encoding M48 family metalloprotease → MKSLQVTMVYYTALIAICSSGESMPRVVPLFLSTLMLLVFLSGCSVNPVTGENQFSLMSAEQEVAIGASNFAPSQQSQGGRYIIDPEVQAYVSGVGKKLAAVSDRPDLPYEFVVLNNSVPNAWALPGGKIAINRGLLVELEDESQLAAVLAHEIVHAAARHSAAQMTRGTLLSIGAAAVGAAGSNYGLGEMGSQVAQMGAAAWMAKYGRSAELESDAYGMEYMARAGYDPSGAVKLQETFVKLSEGRQQDFLSGLFASHPPSQERVDANRIKAATLPKGVINRELYQRKIAQIKRDQPAYKAQEAAMKALSADNPKTALSELDKAIAIQPDDGYFWELRGHAWAMQKNMSNAEQAFTTAIGKNPDYFSHHLSRGLLRFEEGKKTAARSDLEKSYQLLPTPYAGYYLGEIALENGDQKNAINYFQSAAQGGGEMAKKAQARLAVLELDTAPHKYITSQLSLTDDGYLRVTVKNNSPVTVTNVKLQVTEMVNAYIAGGSSTMNGPRQLSPGQQVSMKTSIGPFKDSNDAARYRIQVSSVEVAE, encoded by the coding sequence ATGAAATCATTACAGGTTACCATGGTCTATTATACTGCGTTGATCGCAATCTGTTCGTCAGGAGAATCCATGCCCCGGGTCGTGCCACTTTTCTTATCCACGCTAATGTTGCTCGTATTCTTGAGTGGTTGTTCGGTCAACCCCGTCACCGGCGAAAACCAGTTCTCACTGATGTCGGCAGAGCAGGAAGTGGCGATAGGTGCCAGCAACTTTGCCCCCTCCCAGCAATCCCAGGGGGGACGCTACATCATTGATCCGGAAGTGCAGGCCTATGTCAGCGGCGTGGGGAAAAAACTGGCCGCCGTCAGTGATCGTCCCGACCTGCCCTACGAATTCGTGGTACTGAACAATTCGGTGCCCAATGCCTGGGCTCTGCCCGGTGGCAAGATCGCCATCAATCGCGGGCTACTCGTGGAACTGGAGGATGAGTCCCAACTGGCCGCCGTGCTGGCACATGAAATTGTCCACGCCGCCGCCCGGCACAGCGCCGCACAGATGACCCGTGGCACCCTGTTGAGCATCGGTGCCGCTGCTGTGGGTGCGGCGGGCTCAAACTATGGTCTCGGCGAAATGGGCTCACAAGTGGCACAGATGGGTGCGGCTGCCTGGATGGCCAAGTACGGCCGCAGTGCCGAACTGGAGTCCGACGCCTACGGTATGGAATACATGGCCCGCGCCGGATACGACCCCAGTGGGGCAGTCAAGCTGCAGGAGACCTTCGTCAAACTGAGCGAAGGTCGTCAACAGGACTTCCTCAGCGGTTTGTTCGCCAGCCACCCCCCTTCACAGGAGCGGGTTGATGCCAACCGCATCAAGGCCGCGACACTCCCCAAAGGCGTCATTAATCGCGAGCTCTACCAACGCAAAATCGCCCAGATCAAACGCGACCAACCCGCCTACAAGGCCCAGGAAGCGGCGATGAAAGCACTCAGTGCCGATAACCCGAAAACCGCCCTCAGTGAGCTGGACAAGGCTATTGCCATTCAACCCGATGACGGTTATTTCTGGGAATTGCGCGGCCATGCCTGGGCCATGCAGAAAAACATGAGCAATGCCGAGCAGGCTTTTACCACTGCCATCGGTAAAAACCCCGACTATTTCAGCCACCATCTGTCTCGGGGCCTACTGCGCTTTGAGGAGGGCAAAAAAACCGCTGCCCGCAGTGATCTGGAAAAGAGTTATCAACTGCTGCCAACACCCTATGCCGGTTACTATCTGGGTGAAATAGCACTGGAAAACGGCGATCAGAAAAATGCCATTAATTATTTTCAGTCCGCTGCCCAGGGTGGTGGTGAAATGGCCAAAAAAGCCCAGGCGCGGCTGGCAGTACTGGAACTGGACACCGCTCCCCACAAATACATCACCAGCCAGTTGTCCCTGACGGACGATGGCTATCTGCGCGTCACCGTTAAAAACAACAGCCCGGTCACCGTCACCAATGTGAAGCTGCAGGTCACCGAGATGGTGAATGCCTATATTGCCGGCGGTAGTTCCACCATGAATGGGCCGCGGCAGTTATCGCCGGGCCAGCAGGTGTCCATGAAAACCAGCATAGGCCCGTTCAAGGATAGTAATGACGCCGCCCGCTACCGCATTCAGGTCTCGTCTGTTGAGGTGGCCGAATAA
- a CDS encoding UbiA family prenyltransferase gives MNVERVEQFSSVRWWQALNPAVYLVSILPGVAVWLLAEKPLSHTALWSATLAVVLLQHGINLLNDAKDWQLGADTFKYDSWVRIHDGSVRTVFYHGLISLTAGGALGLLVLLLVQQLWILVFALPLAVLGVLYNAGQRPLSYTAAGEWITALCYGPGVFGGLWFVAEQPFGWSSLLGMGAFAAFATALLFSHQPPQIETDRQAGKQCLAVRHGATVTYRVSAVLLATTLGLLALAFGLGSRGLASTLPFVLASVVAVIWVVRVGPNPKRMMLSSTLVFLVEALSRTF, from the coding sequence TTGAACGTTGAGCGTGTAGAGCAATTCTCATCGGTCAGATGGTGGCAGGCGCTCAACCCTGCTGTCTACCTTGTATCGATACTGCCCGGCGTCGCGGTCTGGCTGCTGGCGGAAAAGCCGCTCAGTCACACTGCGCTATGGTCGGCGACCCTGGCCGTGGTGCTGCTGCAACACGGTATCAACCTGCTCAATGATGCCAAGGACTGGCAGCTGGGCGCCGACACTTTCAAGTACGATTCCTGGGTGCGTATTCACGACGGTAGTGTTCGCACCGTCTTTTATCACGGTCTGATCAGTCTGACAGCTGGAGGTGCCTTGGGGCTGCTGGTGTTGTTGCTTGTCCAGCAGCTGTGGATTCTGGTTTTTGCACTGCCCCTTGCGGTGCTGGGGGTGTTGTATAACGCCGGGCAGCGTCCGCTTTCCTACACTGCCGCCGGGGAGTGGATCACAGCGCTCTGCTATGGCCCCGGCGTGTTTGGTGGCCTGTGGTTTGTTGCGGAACAGCCGTTTGGTTGGAGCTCACTGTTGGGGATGGGCGCGTTTGCGGCCTTTGCCACGGCGTTGCTGTTTTCCCACCAGCCGCCGCAGATCGAAACAGATCGGCAGGCGGGCAAACAGTGCTTGGCGGTGCGTCACGGTGCCACAGTCACCTATCGCGTTTCAGCAGTGCTGCTGGCAACCACGCTGGGGTTGTTGGCGCTGGCCTTTGGGCTGGGGTCGAGAGGGTTGGCATCAACTCTCCCTTTTGTGCTGGCGTCGGTTGTTGCCGTGATCTGGGTTGTGCGGGTCGGCCCCAATCCGAAGCGTATGATGCTGTCCTCCACCCTGGTGTTTCTGGTGGAGGCATTGAGCCGGACGTTTTAG
- a CDS encoding ferritin family protein, producing MEKAEISEEMIFGCFAAACQSDDMAGTAASFVDVEEYENRVMYPEFARWAGKAGYPELATLFRKVAGEEKLHAVWLRALYSDIGVPQRGEDTQRAIDALEAIRSNCDELIALNPDGVVEKALQVAIRVEEREYQDIYPRFRDQALAANDADTAAVYQQVIDSERQHAHWFQAALDNFRSPQARAMV from the coding sequence ATGGAAAAGGCTGAGATTAGCGAAGAGATGATTTTCGGGTGCTTTGCGGCTGCCTGCCAGTCTGATGATATGGCCGGGACGGCGGCATCGTTTGTGGATGTGGAAGAGTACGAAAACCGGGTGATGTACCCGGAGTTTGCTCGTTGGGCGGGCAAGGCCGGTTATCCGGAGCTGGCGACCCTGTTCCGCAAAGTAGCCGGTGAGGAGAAGCTGCACGCGGTCTGGTTGCGGGCGCTGTACAGCGATATCGGTGTGCCGCAACGGGGTGAAGATACCCAGCGCGCTATCGACGCCCTGGAAGCTATTCGTAGCAATTGCGACGAGCTGATTGCCCTGAATCCCGACGGGGTAGTGGAAAAGGCATTGCAGGTGGCGATTCGGGTGGAAGAGCGGGAATACCAGGATATCTATCCCCGTTTCCGCGACCAGGCGCTGGCGGCGAACGACGCCGACACCGCAGCGGTTTACCAACAGGTGATCGATTCCGAGCGCCAGCACGCCCACTGGTTTCAGGCGGCCCTGGATAATTTCCGTTCACCACAAGCCCGGGCAATGGTCTGA
- a CDS encoding LysR family transcriptional regulator yields the protein MDSWDDLRYFQAVAETGSLTGARKRLGVNHSTVFRRIKGLEEKLGVRLFERWDARYQLTGAGELLMVRVEQVAEAIDDVDRMILGGDQTLEGKVRITCPDGFAYYQLPPLLAEFRALFPGIEIELLADSDDLNLSRMEADIALRATNNPPEHLVGRKLMTMPWQLYGSERFAHGQSGVFTAKALSGMPVIGPERALLRLKPMQWLEKHCSADSIVARANTLMGMAALVKAGLGIALLPDDVADGLPPLGTLDRDFHSDLWLLTHRDLRSNARVKACSQFLTERLMH from the coding sequence ATGGATAGTTGGGATGATCTGCGGTATTTTCAGGCGGTTGCGGAAACCGGGAGTCTTACGGGTGCCCGCAAGCGACTGGGTGTCAATCACTCCACGGTATTCCGGCGAATCAAGGGGCTGGAGGAAAAACTTGGCGTGCGTCTGTTTGAGCGATGGGATGCCCGCTATCAGTTGACCGGTGCCGGTGAGCTGTTGATGGTGCGAGTGGAGCAGGTTGCCGAGGCCATTGACGATGTGGATCGAATGATTCTCGGCGGTGATCAAACCCTGGAAGGCAAGGTGCGTATTACCTGCCCCGACGGTTTTGCCTATTACCAGCTGCCGCCCTTGCTTGCGGAGTTCCGGGCACTTTTCCCGGGTATTGAGATAGAGCTCCTTGCTGACAGTGACGATCTCAATCTGTCACGGATGGAAGCCGATATCGCCCTGCGTGCCACCAATAATCCTCCGGAGCATCTGGTGGGTCGAAAATTAATGACAATGCCCTGGCAGCTATATGGTTCGGAAAGATTCGCCCATGGCCAATCCGGGGTTTTCACGGCAAAGGCATTGAGTGGCATGCCGGTGATTGGCCCGGAGCGCGCTTTATTGCGGCTGAAACCCATGCAGTGGCTGGAAAAGCACTGTTCGGCAGACAGTATCGTAGCCCGCGCCAATACGCTGATGGGCATGGCGGCCCTGGTGAAAGCCGGTCTCGGGATTGCGTTGCTGCCTGATGATGTCGCCGATGGGTTGCCACCCTTGGGCACCCTTGACCGCGATTTTCATTCGGACCTTTGGTTGCTGACCCATCGGGATTTGCGCAGTAATGCCCGGGTTAAAGCCTGTAGCCAGTTCCTGACGGAAAGGCTGATGCACTAA
- a CDS encoding DoxX family protein, which yields MNKYANHGTALLRISLGVIYIAHSLYLKLVVFTLPGTAAFFASIGLPAIAAYATFIVEAIGGIALLLGYQVRWAALALIPVALGATWAHSGAGWVFSNAGGGWEYPLFLAITTAVIALQGNGSLAVQRKHASIH from the coding sequence ATGAACAAGTACGCAAACCACGGCACCGCCCTGCTTCGCATCAGCCTTGGCGTTATCTATATCGCCCACAGTCTGTACCTGAAACTGGTGGTATTCACCCTGCCCGGCACAGCCGCCTTCTTTGCAAGCATCGGCTTACCCGCTATAGCGGCCTACGCCACGTTTATCGTTGAGGCAATAGGCGGTATTGCATTACTGCTGGGCTATCAGGTCCGCTGGGCGGCACTGGCATTGATACCCGTCGCACTGGGTGCCACCTGGGCCCACAGTGGTGCGGGCTGGGTATTCAGCAATGCCGGTGGGGGTTGGGAATACCCCTTGTTTCTCGCCATCACCACGGCGGTCATTGCCCTACAGGGCAACGGTAGTCTGGCAGTGCAACGCAAACACGCATCAATCCACTAA
- a CDS encoding pirin family protein, with the protein MYKHIRANERGSTLLPWLRSYHSFSFNQYYDPARMGFGPLRVVNQDWVAPGGGFSSHSHRDALIISLVTQGEMVHRDNAGHERLLGTGDYQYMSAGSGIRHSEFNASDTEPMEFVQIWVTPRHKNTAPAYQVRHFDDAATLQLIAAGEADVDVDTKVFLLDQDIRIWQLQLNAGEHLQQNLPDQWQRRVQLVKGEITLENILLQPGDALEFGPDLYPNQVTTYRANSNILALIFDIPAHHQQRTTP; encoded by the coding sequence ATGTACAAACACATCCGGGCAAACGAGCGGGGCAGCACGCTGCTGCCCTGGCTCCGAAGCTATCACAGTTTTTCATTCAACCAGTATTACGACCCCGCGCGGATGGGCTTTGGCCCCCTGCGGGTAGTTAATCAGGATTGGGTGGCTCCCGGTGGCGGCTTCTCCAGCCATAGTCACCGTGACGCTTTAATCATCAGCCTGGTCACGCAGGGTGAGATGGTTCACCGGGACAACGCCGGTCATGAACGTTTACTTGGCACCGGAGACTATCAGTATATGAGCGCAGGTAGCGGTATCCGCCACAGTGAATTCAATGCCAGTGATACCGAGCCAATGGAATTTGTACAGATCTGGGTAACACCCCGCCACAAAAATACAGCACCTGCTTACCAAGTCCGCCATTTTGACGATGCGGCGACGCTGCAGCTAATCGCCGCCGGAGAGGCGGATGTGGACGTGGATACCAAAGTCTTTCTACTGGATCAGGATATCCGTATCTGGCAACTGCAACTCAACGCCGGAGAACATCTCCAGCAAAACCTGCCCGATCAATGGCAGCGCCGGGTGCAACTTGTCAAAGGTGAAATCACCCTGGAGAACATACTGTTGCAACCCGGCGACGCACTGGAATTTGGCCCAGACTTATACCCGAATCAGGTAACGACCTATCGGGCCAACAGCAACATTCTGGCGCTGATTTTCGATATTCCCGCACACCACCAACAGAGGACAACCCCATGA
- a CDS encoding malonic semialdehyde reductase — MNPLDQTVLQQLFTHARTHSNWQDRGIAADTLRQLYQLTAMGPTSMNAQPGRFVFLTTPAAKQQLLPALAEGNREKTRAAPVTVIVAHDPAFYRHLPELFPHMEGVDKMFADNEELAQSTAFRNGTLQGAWLIMAARALGLDCGPMSGFDNGKTDEIFFTENGWKSNFLVNLGYGDSQKLHPRGKRLEFEEACLLL; from the coding sequence ATGAATCCACTCGACCAAACTGTTCTGCAACAATTGTTTACCCATGCCCGCACGCACAGCAACTGGCAGGATCGCGGCATCGCCGCCGATACCCTGCGCCAGCTCTACCAGCTCACCGCCATGGGGCCCACCAGCATGAACGCCCAACCGGGACGGTTTGTATTCCTCACCACCCCGGCGGCCAAACAGCAATTGCTACCGGCACTGGCAGAGGGCAACCGCGAAAAAACCCGGGCCGCACCGGTCACCGTTATCGTCGCCCACGACCCAGCCTTCTACCGCCACCTGCCGGAACTGTTTCCACACATGGAAGGGGTTGACAAAATGTTTGCCGACAACGAGGAACTGGCCCAAAGCACCGCCTTCCGCAACGGCACCCTGCAGGGAGCATGGCTGATCATGGCCGCCCGCGCACTGGGACTGGACTGCGGCCCAATGTCCGGTTTCGACAACGGCAAAACCGATGAGATTTTCTTTACTGAAAATGGCTGGAAATCCAACTTTCTGGTCAACCTCGGCTACGGCGATTCGCAAAAACTCCACCCCCGAGGCAAGCGGTTGGAGTTTGAAGAGGCCTGCCTGTTGTTGTAG
- a CDS encoding LysR family transcriptional regulator, which produces MQVSLQALKAFESAARRGSFKLAAEELSLTPTAISHHISNLESRLNVNLFHRQGRRISLTGTGKRLAKATSEGFRKIDSALEEVMKAGTAVRVTTTSSLAAMVLIPAQHEFEQANPDISMEISTGESVDSQSYIIPIRFGDVSVAKDSDVIRYESFNVFGAYGMTPPSWSNEPITLFTTEWKNKSLPDPPLAAWLETNGLEGADIKLKKFDQELFGIQQAMAENGLVFCSTTLTTRLVKSNLLQQFETRPVKSDFCYYVPNKDSFETRSAARFLNWIEDILNQ; this is translated from the coding sequence TTGCAGGTATCGTTACAGGCGCTGAAAGCCTTTGAGTCGGCTGCCCGTCGGGGAAGTTTTAAGTTGGCGGCAGAAGAACTTTCGCTGACGCCAACAGCCATTTCACACCACATTAGCAACCTGGAAAGTCGGTTAAATGTAAATTTGTTTCATCGACAGGGAAGGCGGATATCACTCACAGGAACAGGTAAAAGATTAGCTAAAGCCACCTCGGAGGGATTTCGAAAAATTGACAGTGCCTTGGAAGAAGTGATGAAGGCTGGCACTGCGGTCAGGGTAACGACGACATCATCATTGGCAGCTATGGTGCTGATCCCCGCCCAGCATGAATTTGAACAAGCCAACCCCGATATTTCCATGGAAATATCGACTGGGGAGTCGGTCGACAGCCAATCATATATTATTCCAATTCGTTTCGGTGATGTCTCAGTCGCCAAGGATTCTGATGTCATCAGATATGAATCATTCAATGTATTTGGTGCCTATGGAATGACGCCTCCTTCCTGGTCAAATGAACCCATTACCCTTTTTACAACGGAGTGGAAAAATAAATCGTTACCGGATCCTCCACTAGCTGCTTGGTTGGAAACAAATGGCCTGGAAGGAGCTGATATTAAACTCAAAAAGTTTGATCAAGAGCTTTTCGGGATCCAACAGGCTATGGCAGAAAATGGACTTGTGTTCTGTTCTACGACACTCACTACAAGGCTTGTAAAATCTAACCTTCTACAACAATTTGAAACTCGACCGGTCAAATCAGACTTTTGCTATTACGTACCAAATAAGGACAGCTTCGAAACCAGAAGTGCAGCCAGATTTCTAAATTGGATCGAAGATATTTTGAACCAATAA
- a CDS encoding FMN-dependent NADH-azoreductase — protein MSTLLHVDSSVRAVNNPNPDHDSISKSIALRFVDTWRQNRPEDEYIYRDVGVNPPDFITQDWIGAVFTPEEKRTPAQKERLALSDELIAEVAAADVILISSPMYNYGMPAQLKAWFDQIVRINKTFDFDLSRGDFPLQPLLSGKTLIIVTSSGEFGFEKGGIREDLGHLAPHLRTLSKYLGVDTIYEIASEYQEFGDERHRMSVANAKDRAESIALELSISTLAPSSKNEVANV, from the coding sequence ATGAGCACATTATTACACGTCGACTCTAGCGTTAGAGCTGTGAACAACCCGAACCCGGATCACGACTCAATATCGAAAAGTATCGCTCTCCGGTTTGTTGATACATGGCGACAGAATCGTCCTGAAGATGAGTATATCTATCGTGATGTTGGAGTGAATCCGCCTGATTTCATTACACAGGACTGGATTGGCGCGGTGTTTACCCCTGAGGAAAAAAGAACCCCGGCACAGAAAGAGAGACTGGCACTATCAGATGAACTGATAGCTGAGGTGGCAGCAGCCGATGTGATCCTGATTTCCTCACCAATGTATAACTACGGTATGCCGGCTCAGCTAAAAGCGTGGTTCGATCAAATTGTACGCATAAACAAAACGTTTGATTTCGATCTCTCACGAGGGGACTTCCCGTTACAGCCCTTACTCTCGGGCAAGACATTGATCATAGTGACTTCCAGCGGAGAGTTTGGTTTTGAAAAGGGAGGAATAAGAGAAGATCTTGGTCACCTGGCCCCGCACCTACGGACACTGAGTAAATATTTAGGGGTGGACACAATCTATGAGATTGCCTCTGAATACCAGGAATTTGGTGACGAGAGACACCGCATGTCAGTAGCCAATGCAAAAGATCGAGCCGAAAGTATTGCATTAGAACTTAGTATTTCAACCCTGGCTCCATCGTCAAAAAATGAGGTCGCCAATGTGTGA